A DNA window from Chelativorans sp. AA-79 contains the following coding sequences:
- the tssB gene encoding type VI secretion system contractile sheath small subunit produces the protein MASVHEKLERLRKPRVHIKYEVETEGAMVVKELPFVVGVLGDFSGNPTEPLKPFGERKFVQIDRDNFDDVMRRMTPGLELSVKNTLRDDGTEMAVSLKFQGLKDFEPGAIANQVPALKALVDARNQLRDLMSKADRSEDLERMLEEILQNQSDLGALAKELEGGRSDRAQDFDGRTTE, from the coding sequence ATGGCAAGCGTCCACGAAAAACTGGAGCGTCTTCGCAAGCCCAGAGTCCACATCAAATACGAAGTGGAGACCGAGGGCGCAATGGTGGTGAAGGAGCTGCCCTTCGTCGTCGGGGTCCTCGGCGACTTCTCCGGTAACCCCACGGAGCCGCTCAAGCCGTTCGGCGAGCGAAAGTTCGTACAGATCGACCGCGATAATTTCGATGATGTGATGCGCCGCATGACGCCGGGCCTGGAGCTTTCGGTGAAGAATACGCTCCGGGATGACGGCACCGAGATGGCGGTTTCGCTGAAGTTCCAGGGTCTGAAGGACTTCGAGCCAGGCGCGATTGCAAATCAGGTCCCCGCGCTGAAGGCACTGGTGGATGCACGCAACCAGCTTCGCGACCTGATGAGCAAGGCCGATCGCTCGGAGGATCTGGAGCGCATGCTCGAGGAGATCCTCCAAAACCAATCCGACCTCGGCGCGTTGGCGAAGGAACTCGAAGGGGGCAGGAGCGACCGGGCGCAGGATTTCGATGGGAGGACGACCGAATGA
- a CDS encoding type VI secretion system accessory protein TagJ has translation MTLAEKVATLLAEDALMQATNTARERLKFDPTDQPARNLLIDLLILHGDYEKADSQCNVAAALAPEEAAGFALLRNQLYAMMARRAWFETGAIPEFAWHPSHLDKRALALAVADRAGRGEEVKHALAELENARDEYPMSWNSVLVSDFRDLDDRTPHALEVLTSGGAYLWVDFAKIAAVTFEPIMTPRDLAFRRAKLSLIDGASSSVLLPAVYYGTGDEPKLLLGRKTEWVKEKSGITTGRGQRCFLAGDQLVPFHDTRSLGNAVPMNELEDAGNG, from the coding sequence ATGACACTTGCCGAAAAGGTGGCCACGCTCCTGGCCGAAGATGCGCTGATGCAGGCGACCAATACCGCGCGTGAGCGGCTGAAGTTTGACCCAACGGACCAGCCCGCGCGAAATCTCCTGATCGACCTGCTCATTCTGCATGGCGATTACGAGAAGGCAGACTCCCAGTGCAATGTGGCGGCTGCACTCGCACCTGAGGAAGCCGCGGGCTTTGCGCTTCTACGCAACCAGCTCTACGCAATGATGGCGCGGCGGGCATGGTTCGAAACGGGTGCTATACCCGAATTCGCCTGGCACCCGAGCCACCTCGACAAACGGGCATTGGCGCTCGCGGTGGCCGATCGTGCGGGGCGGGGCGAAGAAGTGAAGCACGCGCTCGCCGAGCTGGAGAATGCACGGGACGAATACCCCATGAGCTGGAACAGCGTGCTGGTTTCGGACTTCCGAGATCTCGACGACCGCACACCTCACGCGCTCGAAGTGCTGACAAGCGGTGGCGCCTATCTCTGGGTCGATTTCGCCAAAATCGCCGCAGTGACCTTCGAGCCGATCATGACGCCGCGCGACCTCGCCTTTCGACGCGCAAAGCTGTCTCTGATCGACGGCGCCTCCTCGTCGGTGCTGCTGCCGGCGGTGTATTACGGGACCGGCGACGAACCGAAACTCCTTTTGGGCCGCAAGACCGAATGGGTGAAAGAGAAAAGCGGCATCACCACCGGTCGCGGCCAAAGATGCTTCCTCGCCGGTGACCAGCTCGTTCCATTTCACGATACGCGCTCCCTCGGCAATGCCGTTCCCATGAACGAGTTGGAGGACGCGGGCAATGGCTGA
- the tssC gene encoding type VI secretion system contractile sheath large subunit: protein MSMETQLGKQPAADLPVEESLLSKVVAATRQTEPDRAQNLLRTLTDQALKGTIVYDRNLTITLNNAIAEIDRAISRQLAAVMQAPEFTNLEGTWRGLHYLVSNTETSANLKIRVLNAGKRELSKDLAKAVEFDQSRLFKSIYEDEFGTPGGEPLGAIIGDYEFDNSFEDVQLLQGLSSIAAAAFAPFISAASPRMFGFEDFRELAKPRDLEKIFETVEYAKWRSLREGEDSRFVTLALPRVLARLPYGPKTHPIDAFEYDETGGSENGELPHDGYCWMNAAYVMGARLTDAFAKSGWCTAIRGAENGGKVESLPMHIFTSDDGDLDLKCPTEVGITDRRDAELAKLGFLPLCHYKNTDYAVFFGAQTTHRSKVYDKPEATANAAVSARLPYVMATSRFAHYLKVMGRDKIGSFMEAEDCEAWLNRWIAGYVNANDDAGEEARAKYPLRDARVTVQEVPGKPGSYNAVAWMRPWLQMEELTTSLRMVARIPAKR from the coding sequence ATGAGCATGGAGACACAGCTTGGAAAGCAACCGGCGGCCGACCTGCCCGTGGAGGAAAGCCTGCTTTCAAAGGTGGTGGCGGCCACCCGGCAGACCGAACCGGACCGCGCACAAAACCTCCTGCGCACACTGACCGACCAAGCGCTGAAGGGCACGATCGTCTATGATCGGAACCTGACCATCACGTTGAACAACGCGATCGCCGAAATCGATCGCGCCATATCGCGCCAACTCGCAGCCGTCATGCAAGCTCCGGAATTCACCAATCTGGAGGGCACGTGGCGCGGTCTACATTACCTCGTTTCCAACACCGAAACGAGCGCCAACCTAAAGATTCGCGTGCTCAATGCGGGCAAGCGCGAACTGTCGAAGGATCTGGCGAAAGCGGTCGAATTCGACCAGTCGCGGCTCTTCAAGTCCATCTACGAGGATGAATTCGGCACGCCCGGCGGTGAGCCGCTCGGTGCGATCATTGGAGACTACGAGTTCGACAATTCGTTCGAGGACGTCCAACTGCTCCAGGGATTGTCGTCGATCGCCGCTGCCGCCTTCGCACCCTTCATATCGGCGGCAAGCCCGCGCATGTTCGGCTTCGAGGACTTCCGCGAACTCGCCAAGCCACGCGATCTGGAAAAGATTTTCGAAACCGTGGAGTACGCGAAATGGCGCTCCCTCAGGGAAGGCGAGGATTCGCGCTTCGTCACGCTCGCACTTCCGCGTGTTCTGGCACGGCTGCCATACGGGCCGAAGACCCATCCTATCGATGCGTTCGAGTACGACGAGACGGGCGGTTCGGAGAATGGTGAGTTGCCGCACGACGGCTACTGCTGGATGAACGCCGCCTATGTGATGGGCGCGCGCCTGACCGATGCGTTCGCAAAAAGCGGTTGGTGCACCGCCATCCGTGGTGCGGAAAACGGCGGGAAGGTGGAAAGCCTGCCGATGCACATCTTCACCAGCGATGACGGCGACCTCGATTTGAAGTGCCCGACCGAGGTGGGGATCACCGACCGCCGCGACGCCGAGCTCGCCAAACTGGGGTTTTTGCCGCTGTGTCACTACAAGAACACGGACTACGCCGTCTTCTTCGGCGCGCAGACGACCCACAGGTCCAAGGTCTACGACAAGCCTGAGGCTACTGCCAATGCCGCGGTTTCCGCGCGCCTGCCCTATGTGATGGCCACCTCCCGTTTCGCGCACTACCTGAAGGTCATGGGCAGGGACAAGATCGGTTCCTTCATGGAAGCGGAAGACTGCGAAGCCTGGTTAAACCGCTGGATCGCGGGCTATGTCAACGCCAATGACGACGCCGGAGAGGAGGCACGCGCCAAATATCCGCTGCGCGATGCGCGGGTGACGGTGCAGGAGGTGCCCGGCAAGCCCGGCTCCTACAACGCCGTCGCCTGGATGCGGCCCTGGCTGCAGATGGAGGAGTTGACAACGTCGCTGCGGATGGTCGCGCGCATCCCGGCGAAACGCTAG
- the tssA gene encoding type VI secretion system protein TssA, producing MFLEYSKIVSPIDGDRPCGDDIRTNPSHRELYYRIKDARNTARGVERNAAPGDPLSLAQEWREVNSLGTRILTSISKDIEILAWIAEAQIRLNGYSGLRDAFSASTALFDKYWDEIHSVSCDSVEEKIAPLAGLNGINGEGTLVPAIRLASLVPGTGFARHALWDYQLAQRAGEEERRERLQAAVKDAGSAAMASHLADVTKCVEAFDALAAVLDACCGEHAPPSANTRNTLLESAAAIRILAGLSDEVPQTPGHPDGGNHIAAGGQVAATAFGGVRVATVESREDAFETLLAVAHYFRRTEPHSPISMSIETLVRRGRMDFSELLADLLPDPQARKAILTAAGIQPTGSELGT from the coding sequence GTGTTCTTAGAGTACAGCAAGATTGTCTCTCCTATTGATGGCGACAGGCCATGCGGAGACGACATCAGAACCAATCCTTCCCATAGGGAACTGTACTACCGTATCAAGGATGCGCGGAATACGGCGCGCGGCGTCGAACGCAATGCCGCACCAGGCGACCCCCTTTCACTTGCTCAAGAGTGGCGCGAAGTAAACAGCCTTGGAACTCGTATTCTTACCTCTATCAGCAAAGATATCGAAATCCTGGCCTGGATTGCGGAAGCTCAGATCCGTTTGAACGGCTATTCGGGCTTGAGGGATGCATTTTCTGCATCCACGGCTCTTTTCGACAAATACTGGGACGAGATCCATTCCGTTTCTTGCGACAGTGTCGAGGAAAAAATTGCCCCGTTGGCGGGACTAAACGGCATAAACGGGGAAGGAACGCTGGTCCCGGCGATACGCCTCGCCTCCCTCGTGCCGGGCACGGGCTTCGCACGTCATGCACTTTGGGACTATCAGCTTGCCCAACGCGCGGGCGAAGAGGAGCGTCGGGAGAGGCTGCAAGCCGCCGTGAAGGACGCCGGCAGCGCTGCGATGGCCTCGCATCTTGCTGACGTTACGAAATGCGTGGAGGCGTTCGATGCGCTGGCCGCGGTGCTTGATGCCTGCTGCGGAGAGCATGCGCCGCCGAGCGCCAACACGCGCAACACCCTGCTGGAGTCGGCAGCTGCCATACGCATCCTGGCCGGTCTCAGCGATGAAGTGCCACAAACGCCCGGGCATCCCGACGGCGGCAACCACATCGCGGCTGGCGGCCAAGTCGCCGCAACGGCTTTCGGAGGCGTGCGCGTGGCGACAGTCGAATCCCGCGAGGACGCGTTCGAGACGCTGCTCGCCGTTGCACACTATTTCCGTCGCACCGAGCCCCATTCCCCGATTTCGATGTCGATCGAGACACTCGTCCGGCGCGGTCGCATGGATTTTTCGGAGCTGCTGGCGGACCTGCTTCCCGATCCGCAGGCACGGAAAGCAATTCTTACGGCGGCGGGCATTCAGCCCACCGGAAGCGAACTGGGGACATAG
- the tssE gene encoding type VI secretion system baseplate subunit TssE gives MADPLDHYRPKERVLARSVLDRLLDACPDVTQDSAISLAAQARELREAIRRDLEALLNTRRRPVSAPPELGELKDALVSFGVDSMVSANLATEEAKSALARAIERRITLFEKRLSDVRVTIPGKTAGERTLRMRIEAATRLHDGMPPISFETRLDPSSQRFLLEPRDG, from the coding sequence ATGGCTGACCCGCTCGATCACTACAGGCCGAAGGAGCGCGTCCTGGCGCGCTCCGTCCTCGATCGCCTGCTCGACGCCTGCCCGGATGTCACGCAGGATTCGGCAATAAGCCTGGCCGCGCAGGCCCGCGAGTTGCGCGAGGCGATCCGCCGGGATCTCGAAGCGCTGTTGAATACACGCCGACGCCCCGTCTCGGCACCGCCGGAGTTGGGTGAGCTCAAAGACGCCTTGGTCTCCTTTGGCGTCGACAGTATGGTCTCCGCCAACCTGGCGACCGAGGAGGCGAAATCGGCGCTGGCGCGCGCCATCGAGCGGCGCATCACGCTGTTCGAGAAGCGGCTTTCGGACGTGCGCGTCACAATTCCAGGAAAGACAGCCGGCGAGCGCACGCTGCGCATGCGCATAGAGGCAGCCACCAGGCTCCACGACGGCATGCCGCCCATCAGTTTTGAGACCAGGCTCGACCCATCCAGTCAGCGCTTTCTCCTGGAGCCGCGCGATGGCTGA
- the tssC gene encoding type VI secretion system contractile sheath large subunit, which yields MSTGSSTTRRRIDRLITLIDETVNRQVNAVLHHPDFQALEAGWLGLAMLVRVASRSSDVKIRVLSASWAELARSMQRATDFDQSHLFELVYGLEFGMPGGEPFGLLVGNYHLSLRRQNDTIGTLGDVATVAAAAFCPFVAGASPDVIGLENFGELSRVSDLSHLASGPEHVRWNALREREDSRFLGLVAPRILLRPPYIPYARGRNDGFPFHETVAADGSTLLWGNGAFAFAAIVIRSFIDSGWFAEIRGVAQDARDGGLLTSAELLSYDFGVEEHGLSAQAPVEVRLTSAQEQQFCDLGLIPVATTYLSAAAIFNSNQSLHAPQHFSSENARQNARLAAMLQYVLCASRFSHYLKVIMRDEIGQLADAASIQRKLEAWLSNYTLGNDDADLSLRARYPLRSAGIEVREMPGKPGTFSCTLRLQPHFQLDDVSASFHLISETVPLQQTSARTSSTLHGMPV from the coding sequence ATGTCCACGGGTTCGAGCACAACGCGGCGCCGGATCGATCGGCTCATCACGTTGATCGACGAGACGGTGAACCGCCAGGTAAACGCCGTTCTGCACCATCCTGATTTCCAGGCTCTGGAGGCTGGGTGGCTCGGGCTTGCCATGCTCGTTCGCGTGGCCTCTCGCAGCAGTGACGTGAAGATCCGCGTGCTCAGCGCCAGCTGGGCAGAACTCGCCCGCAGCATGCAGCGGGCGACGGATTTTGACCAGAGCCATCTCTTCGAGCTTGTCTACGGCCTCGAATTCGGGATGCCCGGTGGCGAGCCATTCGGATTGCTCGTGGGAAACTACCATCTATCGCTCCGAAGGCAGAACGACACGATCGGTACACTGGGCGACGTTGCCACGGTCGCAGCAGCTGCATTCTGTCCCTTCGTGGCAGGCGCTTCCCCGGACGTGATTGGGCTCGAAAATTTTGGCGAGCTAAGCCGGGTGTCCGACCTCTCGCACCTTGCCAGCGGGCCGGAGCACGTCCGATGGAATGCACTTCGGGAGCGCGAGGATTCACGATTCCTCGGCCTCGTGGCGCCGCGTATCCTGCTGCGTCCGCCCTATATCCCTTATGCCCGCGGGCGCAACGATGGATTTCCGTTCCACGAAACCGTCGCCGCCGACGGCAGCACTCTTCTGTGGGGCAATGGCGCCTTCGCCTTCGCTGCGATCGTCATCCGCAGCTTCATCGATTCCGGCTGGTTCGCGGAAATCCGCGGCGTCGCGCAGGACGCCAGGGATGGCGGGCTTCTCACGTCAGCCGAACTCTTATCTTACGATTTCGGCGTGGAGGAACACGGCCTTTCGGCGCAAGCGCCAGTCGAGGTGCGATTGACGAGCGCTCAGGAGCAACAATTCTGCGATCTCGGCCTTATTCCCGTCGCCACCACCTATCTTTCGGCCGCGGCCATTTTCAACTCCAATCAGTCGCTACACGCGCCTCAGCACTTTTCGAGCGAAAATGCCCGCCAGAACGCGCGGCTTGCGGCCATGCTGCAATACGTCCTGTGCGCATCCCGCTTCTCGCATTACCTCAAGGTCATCATGCGCGACGAGATTGGCCAGTTGGCGGATGCGGCGTCGATCCAGCGGAAACTTGAGGCCTGGCTTTCGAACTATACGCTTGGCAACGATGATGCCGACCTATCCCTCCGCGCGCGCTATCCGCTACGCTCTGCGGGGATCGAGGTCAGGGAAATGCCGGGCAAGCCCGGCACGTTCTCCTGCACCCTGCGGCTTCAGCCCCATTTCCAGCTCGACGACGTTTCCGCGAGCTTTCACCTGATCTCGGAGACCGTGCCCTTGCAGCAAACCTCTGCTCGCACGTCCTCCACTCTCCACGGGATGCCAGTATGA
- the tssH gene encoding type VI secretion system ATPase TssH translates to MPNIDLERLIGALEPSLRVGLEEAASLAARNGHPAVEISHWMRSLLDIETVPPMLVRAEVDPERLRREVELAIEDLARGDGVSLTFSQGTLLLAREAWLVASLQYGRDRITFGDLLVAIFSEQSLRSLAKGMAPSLREMNIKRIETDLQAAGAGADETEIERAPAGGIPPGRNEFLRLYTQDMTADARAGRIDPVIGRECELRQVIDVLMRRRQNNPILVGEAGVGKTAIAEALALAIAAGDVPEILAGVRLLSLDLSLLQAGAGVKGEFERRLHGVIDAVKEAAEPIILFIDEAHSLIGGGQAGTGDAANILKPSLARGELRTIAATTWSEYKRFIERDAALTRRFQMVKVHEPDEVTAIRMLRGLADAFAAHHGVRIRDEALAAAVRLSARYIPARQLPDKAISLIDTAAASVALARQSQPEALRALRSERDLLATEASWLVREPATEENRARALDVEARRKQAAAEIEAFEARYDEQMRLVGEADRLEALFSPGPDMAEGGAARGAEQPGGEFGNVAVFPARSSDAEQAREALAAAERELSQAAGETLLVPRVVDRDVVASLVARWTGIPVGKLLSDQVDVVKGLDGRLKERVIGQDAALGRIATSMRTARAGLSDPRRPPAVFLLVGTSGTGKTETALALADLLYGGRQSLTIINMSEFKEEHKVSMLLGSPPGYVGYGEGGVLTEAVRRRPYGVLLLDEIDKAHPGVQEIFYQVFDKGTLRDGEGRDVDFKNTTILMTANTGAELLYTLAADPDTMPEGAALEKLLLPELRKHFKPAFLGRTTMVPFLPLGKEALSGIVDIQIGRIADRIRLSYATDINLLPEARAALVSRAETSEMGARAIESMIARDLLPSLSTFFLDAVTARRTCKAVEIGFDGRHFSVVPARLPRGEEFVKRRERATNKAAPDEENDTPDAASKRKAGPPRHRSGNELAKTGEH, encoded by the coding sequence ATGCCAAATATCGATCTTGAACGTCTGATTGGAGCGCTGGAGCCTTCTCTGCGCGTTGGGCTTGAGGAGGCTGCCTCTCTGGCAGCGCGGAACGGACATCCGGCGGTGGAGATATCGCACTGGATGCGGTCGCTTCTTGATATAGAGACCGTCCCGCCGATGCTGGTTCGCGCCGAGGTAGACCCCGAGCGCCTTCGCCGCGAGGTTGAGCTGGCGATAGAGGATCTGGCGCGCGGCGACGGAGTATCACTGACGTTTTCACAAGGCACGCTCTTGCTAGCACGTGAAGCGTGGTTGGTCGCCTCCCTGCAATATGGACGTGACCGGATCACGTTTGGCGATTTGCTCGTCGCCATCTTCTCGGAGCAGTCGCTGCGGAGTCTGGCGAAGGGCATGGCGCCGTCCCTACGCGAGATGAACATCAAGCGGATCGAAACCGACCTGCAAGCGGCAGGCGCAGGCGCGGACGAGACGGAGATCGAGCGCGCGCCGGCAGGTGGGATACCGCCGGGCCGCAACGAGTTCCTGCGTCTCTACACCCAGGATATGACAGCGGATGCACGGGCCGGCCGCATCGACCCGGTGATCGGGAGGGAGTGCGAGTTGCGCCAGGTCATCGACGTGCTGATGCGCCGCCGGCAAAACAATCCGATCCTCGTGGGCGAAGCCGGTGTCGGCAAAACCGCCATTGCCGAAGCATTGGCGCTGGCCATCGCCGCGGGCGACGTGCCGGAAATTCTGGCCGGAGTGAGGCTCCTGTCGTTGGACCTCAGCCTTCTTCAGGCGGGTGCGGGCGTGAAGGGTGAGTTCGAGCGCAGGCTGCACGGCGTGATCGACGCGGTGAAGGAGGCTGCGGAGCCGATCATCCTGTTCATCGACGAGGCCCACAGCCTGATCGGCGGCGGTCAGGCCGGAACCGGCGATGCAGCCAATATCCTGAAACCCTCTTTGGCGCGTGGGGAGCTGCGGACGATCGCGGCCACCACGTGGAGCGAATACAAGCGCTTCATCGAAAGGGACGCGGCGCTCACGCGGCGCTTCCAGATGGTGAAAGTGCACGAGCCGGATGAAGTGACGGCGATCCGCATGCTTCGTGGCCTCGCCGACGCGTTCGCCGCCCACCATGGCGTTCGCATTCGCGACGAGGCGCTGGCAGCCGCGGTCCGCCTCTCCGCGCGCTACATCCCCGCACGGCAATTGCCCGACAAGGCCATCAGTCTGATCGACACTGCCGCCGCCTCGGTAGCGCTGGCCAGGCAGTCTCAGCCGGAAGCGCTGAGGGCGCTGCGCAGCGAGCGCGATCTGCTGGCGACCGAGGCGAGCTGGCTCGTTCGCGAGCCGGCAACCGAGGAGAACCGGGCGCGCGCGCTCGACGTCGAAGCCCGGCGGAAGCAGGCCGCGGCGGAGATCGAGGCGTTCGAGGCGCGTTACGACGAGCAGATGCGGCTGGTCGGGGAAGCCGACCGCCTGGAAGCTCTTTTCTCGCCCGGTCCGGATATGGCCGAAGGCGGCGCTGCGCGGGGGGCGGAACAGCCGGGCGGCGAATTCGGCAACGTAGCGGTCTTTCCAGCGCGAAGTTCCGACGCGGAGCAGGCGCGTGAGGCACTTGCTGCAGCCGAGCGCGAACTCTCTCAGGCCGCCGGCGAGACGCTTCTGGTGCCCCGCGTGGTCGATCGTGACGTGGTGGCGTCACTGGTCGCACGCTGGACGGGCATTCCGGTTGGCAAGCTCCTCTCCGACCAGGTGGACGTCGTCAAGGGGCTCGACGGGCGGCTGAAGGAAAGGGTCATCGGTCAGGATGCCGCTCTTGGCAGGATCGCCACGTCGATGCGGACTGCCCGGGCCGGCCTCTCCGACCCGCGCCGTCCGCCCGCCGTCTTCCTGCTGGTCGGCACTTCGGGAACGGGCAAGACGGAGACCGCTCTCGCACTGGCGGATCTGCTCTATGGCGGCAGGCAATCATTGACGATAATCAACATGTCGGAGTTCAAGGAGGAGCACAAGGTCTCGATGCTTCTCGGTTCGCCGCCGGGTTATGTGGGCTACGGCGAGGGCGGCGTCCTGACAGAGGCCGTGCGGCGCCGCCCCTATGGCGTGCTGCTGCTCGACGAGATCGACAAGGCGCATCCCGGCGTGCAGGAGATCTTCTATCAGGTCTTCGACAAGGGCACGCTGCGTGACGGCGAAGGCCGTGACGTCGATTTCAAGAACACAACCATTCTCATGACGGCGAACACGGGAGCCGAACTGCTTTATACGCTCGCCGCCGATCCCGACACCATGCCCGAAGGCGCAGCGCTGGAAAAGCTGCTGCTGCCGGAACTGCGGAAACACTTCAAGCCCGCGTTCCTGGGCCGCACGACGATGGTGCCCTTCCTGCCACTCGGGAAGGAAGCGCTTTCGGGCATCGTCGATATCCAGATCGGCCGCATCGCCGACCGTATCCGGCTGAGCTACGCGACCGACATCAACTTGTTGCCGGAGGCGCGGGCGGCGCTGGTTTCGCGTGCCGAGACCAGCGAAATGGGCGCGCGTGCGATCGAAAGCATGATCGCCCGCGACCTGCTGCCGTCCCTTTCCACATTCTTTCTCGACGCTGTCACCGCCCGGCGAACTTGCAAGGCGGTGGAGATCGGCTTTGACGGCCGGCACTTCAGCGTCGTTCCCGCACGGCTGCCGCGCGGGGAGGAATTCGTCAAGCGCAGGGAGCGGGCGACGAATAAGGCGGCTCCGGACGAGGAGAACGATACGCCGGACGCAGCATCGAAGAGAAAAGCGGGCCCGCCCAGACACAGGTCTGGCAACGAGCTCGCGAAAACAGGAGAGCATTGA
- a CDS encoding type VI secretion system tube protein Hcp: MPIYLQIDGIQGDATHEQHRKWMDIEALHWDVSRNMKTSAGSAANREASEPSISEVVLTKVSDSSSTKLFQEACSGRTGKRVLIHMVTTGNPGTTYIEYTLTNTLIASYSVDSTGDRPIETIKLNFTKMEVKYTPYDDNHAPQSPMIASYDLATTKAG, translated from the coding sequence ATGCCGATCTACCTCCAAATCGACGGGATCCAGGGTGACGCCACCCACGAGCAGCATCGCAAGTGGATGGATATCGAAGCCCTCCACTGGGACGTCTCCCGCAACATGAAGACCTCGGCAGGATCTGCCGCCAACCGTGAGGCATCGGAGCCTTCCATTTCGGAAGTCGTGCTGACGAAAGTGAGCGACTCGTCCTCGACGAAGCTGTTCCAGGAAGCCTGCTCCGGCCGGACTGGAAAGCGCGTGCTGATCCACATGGTCACGACTGGCAATCCGGGCACCACCTATATCGAATACACCCTCACCAACACGCTCATCGCGAGCTACTCGGTGGATTCGACGGGCGACCGGCCGATCGAGACGATCAAGCTCAACTTCACCAAGATGGAGGTGAAGTACACGCCCTACGACGACAACCATGCGCCGCAATCGCCGATGATCGCCTCCTACGATCTGGCCACCACCAAAGCGGGGTGA